From one Lycium barbarum isolate Lr01 chromosome 6, ASM1917538v2, whole genome shotgun sequence genomic stretch:
- the LOC132599869 gene encoding serine/threonine-protein phosphatase 7 long form homolog, translated as MGERITVLRPQIVAQRDTNVGLPRGPRATKWFEHFSWTNTTKHVLKVFRDALDSMTEDQFIWEPYSDQLIESLPDYCPVGRNIWRARVTIFCWDVVEVHLPDRVMRQFGMIREIPSPFPFDPTHFNHNRRGRPNTNWELEHAQWLPFWHQRLQYVFNAPVNHEPLRYNDPYFVWFRRITRLVIGNPTSRPQRQQGYVPNATAYEAMISGACLFWFNSPTCFLYMQCENYIR; from the exons ATGGGAGAGAGAATTACTGTCCTCAGGCCCCAGATAGTAGCACAAAGGGACACAAATGTTGGTTTACCTAGGGGTCCACGAGCTACTAAATGGTTTGAACATTTTAGTTGGACGAACACTACCAAACATGTGTTGAAAGTTTTTAGGGATGCACTTGATTCCATGACAGAGGATCAG TTTATTTGGGAACCATATTCTGATCAATTAATTGAGAGCCTTCCCGATTATTGTCCTGTTGGACGAAATATATGGCGTGCTAGAGTCACAATCTTTTGTTGGGATGTGGTCGAGGTTCACTTGCCTGATCGAGTTATGAGGCAATTTGGAATGATACGGGAGATACCATCTCCGTTTCCATTTGATCCCACACATTTTAACCACAATCGTCGGGGTAGGCCGAATACAAATTGGGAATTGGAGCATGCACAATGGTTGCCATTTTGGCACCAACgacttcaatatgtttttaatgcGCCTGTCAATCATGAACCACTTCGGTACAATGACCCCTACTTTGTTTGGTTCAGACGCATTACTCGTCTTGTTATTGGTAATCCTACTTCGCGTCCTCAGCGGCAACAAGGTTATGTGCCTAATGCAACAGCATATGAAGCAATGATAAGCGGTGCATGTTTATTTTGGTTCAATAGTCCCACATGTTTCTTGTATATGCAATGTGAAAACTATATCAGATAA